Below is a window of 'Nostoc azollae' 0708 DNA.
TACGCTCAAAACAACGCTGGTATTTCCGAAGTACGTATTGAGCGCAAAGCTGACCAAATCGACCTAGAGGTCCGGACAGCTAGACCAGGTGTTGTAGTAGGTCGTGGTGGACAAGGTATAGAATCACTCCGTACCGGACTCCAAGAGCTTTTGGGCAGCAATCGCCAAATTCGCATTAACGTAGTTGAAGTTCAACGAGTTGATGCTGATGCTTACCTGATTGCTGAATATATTGCTCAACAATTAGAACGCCGTGTTTCTTTCCGGCGAGTAGTTCGTCAAGCTATTCAACGCGCTCAAAGAGCGGGTGTACAAGGAATAAAAGTTCAAGTCAGTGGTCGGCTCAACGGTGCGGAAATTGCCCGGACAGAGTGGACACGCGAAGGCAGAGTACCTCTGCATACATTACGGGCTGATATTGACTATTCTTACTGTACAGCACAAACAATTTACGGCATTCTGGGCATCAAAGTTTGGGTCTTCAAGGGAGAAATTATCCCTGGACAGGAAGAAACACCAGCCCAACCAACAACACGCGAACGCGAACCTCGTCGTCGTCAACAACAACGCCGTCGCCAGCAGTTTGAAGATAGATCAAATGAAGCATAGTCGTTAGTCAGTAGTCATAAGTTAGTGGCAAAAACTGACAACTGACAACTGACAACTGATGACCACCGAAAAATAGCAAACCATGTTAAGTCCTAGAAGAACTAAATTCCGCAAACAACAACGCGGACGAATGGAGGGGCTGGCCAACCGTGGTAGTACCCTGAACTTTGGGGATTTTGCTCTCCAAGCTCA
It encodes the following:
- the rpsC gene encoding 30S ribosomal protein S3, which encodes MGQKIHPVGFRLGITQEHQSRWFAVPDRYPELLQEDHKLRKYIDQKLGRYAQNNAGISEVRIERKADQIDLEVRTARPGVVVGRGGQGIESLRTGLQELLGSNRQIRINVVEVQRVDADAYLIAEYIAQQLERRVSFRRVVRQAIQRAQRAGVQGIKVQVSGRLNGAEIARTEWTREGRVPLHTLRADIDYSYCTAQTIYGILGIKVWVFKGEIIPGQEETPAQPTTREREPRRRQQQRRRQQFEDRSNEA